One window of Corynebacterium accolens genomic DNA carries:
- the secD gene encoding protein translocase subunit SecD, whose translation MKNSNRQWPKRALALFGLIVVVIYALVFFTGNRQATPKLGIDLQGGTRVTLAPQGEDPTQDQLRQARNILEQRVNGMGVSGSEVVINGNTLVITVPGEDASQAQAVGQTSQLYFRPVAQPSAPDLEKLDKELEDMANRWVKYGVLDKDEANKKLEDVTNAVAQQEAQAEGKEPKDVKAPKVSAKPLDEPSNSIEQTERRDEVTEMLLEDRQSDDPTTQAAASSLLTCQGSADPLAGADDPSKPFVTCDYDSGTPYVLEPAPLLNGVEDEDGTRLTGNEIDTNSPINGGLNPQSGQMEISFSFKTGNGPNGSQTWADLTREHLNDQIAITLDSAVISAPVIQGATPYGSATSINGDFSQEEANNLANNLRYGALPLSFAGENGEPGGTVESIPPTLGKAALEAGLWAGLAGLILVILYSLYYFRALSGVSVIFLLGSGLLTYGAIVLLGRWIGYSLDLSGIAGLVIGVGATADSFVVYYERIKDELLEGRTFRSATQKAWERSRSTIVTGNAVTLIGSVIVYFLAIGEVKGFAFTLGLTTIFDLVVSFLVMAPLMQIIGRRPAAAKPSMNGLGGIYALIEERRERGYYAESRGVATASQARATDNSASASADSSESSAPSAAAEDEEK comes from the coding sequence ATGAAAAATAGCAACCGCCAATGGCCCAAGCGTGCCCTCGCGCTCTTTGGGCTCATCGTGGTTGTTATCTATGCGCTGGTCTTTTTTACCGGAAACCGCCAAGCCACCCCGAAGCTAGGCATTGACCTGCAGGGCGGCACTCGCGTTACCTTGGCACCACAAGGTGAAGACCCCACCCAGGATCAGCTACGGCAGGCGCGCAATATTTTGGAACAGCGCGTTAACGGCATGGGTGTTTCAGGTTCCGAGGTTGTCATTAACGGCAATACCCTCGTCATCACCGTGCCGGGCGAGGATGCGTCCCAAGCCCAGGCGGTGGGACAGACCTCCCAGCTGTACTTCCGCCCAGTGGCACAACCCTCCGCGCCGGATCTGGAAAAGCTCGACAAAGAGCTGGAAGATATGGCTAACCGGTGGGTCAAATACGGTGTCCTAGATAAGGATGAGGCCAATAAGAAGCTGGAAGACGTCACCAATGCCGTTGCCCAGCAAGAGGCGCAGGCGGAAGGCAAGGAACCGAAGGACGTCAAGGCGCCGAAGGTCTCCGCCAAGCCCTTGGACGAGCCTTCCAACTCCATTGAGCAGACCGAGCGCCGCGACGAAGTCACTGAGATGTTGTTGGAGGACCGCCAATCGGACGATCCAACGACGCAAGCAGCGGCTTCTTCGCTCTTGACCTGCCAAGGCTCCGCCGACCCACTGGCTGGTGCGGACGATCCGTCCAAGCCTTTCGTGACCTGTGATTACGACAGCGGCACCCCTTATGTCTTGGAGCCAGCGCCGTTGCTCAACGGCGTTGAGGATGAAGACGGTACCCGTTTGACGGGTAATGAGATTGATACCAATTCCCCGATTAATGGCGGCCTGAACCCGCAGTCCGGCCAGATGGAGATTAGCTTCTCCTTCAAGACCGGCAATGGCCCGAACGGTTCCCAGACCTGGGCTGACCTCACGCGGGAGCATCTGAACGACCAGATTGCCATCACCCTTGACTCGGCCGTCATTTCGGCGCCGGTTATCCAGGGCGCTACCCCGTACGGCTCTGCCACCTCCATTAACGGTGACTTTAGCCAGGAAGAAGCCAATAACCTGGCCAATAACCTGCGTTATGGTGCACTGCCGCTGTCCTTTGCCGGCGAAAACGGCGAGCCCGGCGGCACGGTAGAGTCCATTCCGCCGACACTGGGTAAGGCAGCGCTCGAGGCCGGCCTGTGGGCAGGCTTGGCAGGTTTGATTTTGGTCATCCTGTACTCGCTGTACTACTTCCGCGCGCTCAGCGGTGTGTCCGTCATCTTCTTGCTTGGCTCCGGCCTGCTGACCTATGGCGCCATTGTCCTGCTGGGGCGTTGGATCGGGTACTCGCTCGACCTGTCCGGTATCGCCGGTCTAGTCATCGGTGTCGGTGCGACCGCGGACTCGTTCGTGGTCTACTACGAACGCATCAAGGATGAGCTCCTAGAGGGTAGAACCTTCAGGTCAGCAACGCAGAAGGCGTGGGAGCGTTCGCGTAGCACCATCGTGACCGGTAACGCGGTGACGTTGATTGGTTCTGTCATTGTCTACTTCCTGGCCATCGGTGAGGTAAAGGGCTTCGCGTTCACCTTGGGCTTGACCACGATCTTCGACCTCGTCGTGTCCTTCCTGGTCATGGCGCCGTTGATGCAGATCATCGGCCGCCGCCCAGCGGCAGCCAAGCCATCGATGAATGGCTTGGGCGGAATTTACGCGCTGATTGAAGAGCGACGCGAACGCGGCTACTACGCGGAGTCCCGCGGCGTTGCTACCGCATCGCAGGCGCGCGCCACTGACAATTCGGCATCCGCTAGCGCCGATTCGTCTGAGAGCTCAGCGCCCTCAGCAGCTGCGGAAGATGAGGAGAAATAA
- the yajC gene encoding preprotein translocase subunit YajC, which yields MEIIFLIIIVILFIIPSFMAMRKQRQRQNDMQSLQNSLQNGDRIVTAGGVHGVVRGTTDTSVDLEVSPGVTLTFDKMAVVRTESEAQKLDRGGADNAENNNDDGFNGGEGEQPSSR from the coding sequence ATGGAAATCATCTTTCTCATCATCATTGTCATTTTGTTCATCATTCCTTCCTTTATGGCGATGCGTAAGCAACGCCAGCGCCAGAACGATATGCAATCGCTGCAAAACTCCCTGCAGAATGGGGATCGCATCGTCACTGCCGGCGGTGTCCACGGCGTGGTGCGCGGAACCACGGATACCAGCGTGGACCTCGAGGTTTCCCCGGGCGTTACCCTCACCTTTGACAAGATGGCGGTGGTGCGCACCGAAAGCGAGGCCCAGAAGCTTGACCGCGGTGGCGCAGACAACGCTGAAAACAATAATGATGATGGATTCAACGGCGGGGAAGGCGAGCAGCCCTCTAGCCGTTAA
- the ruvB gene encoding Holliday junction branch migration DNA helicase RuvB produces the protein MSDIERTEFNLPEGMSKAHESQHNSDVEATAHAEEHDIERSLRPKSLTEFIGQPKVREQLSLVLTGAKNRGVTPDHVLLSGPPGLGKTTMAMIISQELGTSLRMTSGPALERAGDLAAMLSNLMEGDVLFIDEIHRIARPAEEMLYMAMEDFRIDVIVGKGPGATSIPLEIPPFTLVGATTRAGMLTGPLRDRFGFTAQMEYYSTEDLTRVIKRAAHILDVAIDDDAAVEIGSRSRGTPRIANRLLRRVRDYAEVNGTGRIDLSAAQGALEVFDVDEMGLDRLDRAVLNALINGHGGGPVGVNTLAIAVGEEPSTVEEVCEPYLVRAGMISRTGRGRVATAAAWQHLGLTPPDGAIGLF, from the coding sequence ATGTCCGATATTGAGCGCACCGAGTTCAACCTCCCAGAGGGGATGAGTAAGGCGCACGAATCCCAGCACAATAGTGATGTGGAAGCCACCGCTCACGCCGAAGAACACGATATCGAGCGCTCCCTGCGCCCGAAATCTCTGACGGAATTTATTGGGCAGCCTAAGGTGAGGGAGCAGCTCTCCCTCGTGCTTACCGGCGCGAAAAACCGCGGGGTCACCCCGGACCACGTCCTGTTATCGGGGCCGCCCGGCCTGGGTAAGACCACGATGGCGATGATCATTTCGCAGGAACTCGGCACCTCGTTGCGCATGACCTCTGGGCCGGCGCTGGAGAGGGCGGGCGACCTGGCGGCGATGCTCTCGAACCTCATGGAAGGCGACGTGCTTTTTATCGATGAGATCCACCGCATTGCTCGGCCCGCCGAAGAGATGCTTTATATGGCCATGGAGGATTTCCGCATTGATGTGATTGTGGGCAAGGGGCCGGGTGCTACCTCGATTCCCTTGGAGATTCCGCCGTTTACGCTGGTCGGGGCGACAACGCGAGCAGGAATGCTCACCGGTCCGCTGCGGGATCGCTTCGGTTTTACCGCCCAGATGGAGTACTACAGCACCGAGGATCTCACCCGCGTGATCAAGCGTGCGGCGCATATCTTGGACGTTGCCATCGATGACGATGCCGCCGTGGAAATCGGCTCCCGCTCGCGCGGCACCCCGCGCATTGCCAACCGCCTGCTGCGCCGCGTGCGCGATTATGCAGAGGTCAACGGCACCGGACGCATCGATCTGTCCGCAGCACAAGGGGCGCTGGAGGTATTCGACGTCGATGAAATGGGCCTAGACCGACTAGACCGCGCCGTCCTCAATGCCCTGATTAACGGCCACGGCGGCGGGCCGGTGGGTGTGAATACCTTGGCCATCGCCGTGGGCGAGGAACCCTCCACCGTGGAGGAGGTATGTGAGCCGTACTTGGTTCGCGCCGGCATGATTTCGCGCACTGGGCGGGGCAGGGTCGCCACCGCCGCCGCCTGGCAACACCTCGGCCTGACGCCTCCCGATGGCGCGATTGGGCTGTTTTAG
- the ruvA gene encoding Holliday junction branch migration protein RuvA yields the protein MIAALRGEVLHIGLDHGVIECGGVGYKFLATAKTLGTLRRGETAFVLTTLVVKEDALTLYGFTSDDDREMFQVLQSVSGLGPKLALAALSVMGAEELAAAIGGEDVKALQSIPGVGKRMAQRLTLELKDKVKRFAGTPVPDAAPEATGAGGPVVDSVTEALLGLGFTEKAARPVVEAAYAEAPAADTSTLLRAALAQLGKQG from the coding sequence ATGATTGCGGCATTGCGGGGAGAAGTCCTCCACATTGGTTTAGACCACGGCGTTATTGAATGCGGCGGGGTGGGCTATAAGTTCTTAGCCACCGCAAAGACGTTGGGAACCTTGCGCCGCGGAGAAACCGCTTTTGTGCTCACGACCTTGGTAGTCAAGGAAGACGCATTGACCTTATACGGTTTTACCAGCGATGATGACCGCGAAATGTTTCAAGTGCTGCAATCCGTGTCTGGCTTGGGGCCCAAACTCGCCTTGGCCGCGTTATCCGTCATGGGGGCAGAAGAGCTGGCCGCAGCGATTGGCGGGGAGGATGTGAAGGCGCTGCAGTCTATTCCGGGCGTCGGCAAGCGCATGGCCCAACGCCTTACCCTGGAGCTCAAGGATAAGGTAAAGCGCTTTGCTGGAACTCCCGTGCCCGATGCTGCGCCGGAGGCAACAGGTGCCGGTGGCCCAGTTGTCGATAGTGTCACTGAAGCCCTCTTGGGCCTAGGATTTACTGAGAAGGCGGCTCGCCCCGTGGTGGAGGCGGCATACGCCGAAGCCCCTGCGGCGGATACCTCAACCTTGCTGCGTGCGGCCCTGGCCCAGTTGGGTAAGCAGGGCTAA
- the ruvC gene encoding crossover junction endodeoxyribonuclease RuvC, whose translation MNIEGMRVMGIDPGLTRCGLSVVQAGRGRAILPVSVGVVRTPSDKDLTERLLRLSVAAKEWMDDYSPDVVAIERVFERGQVSTVMQTAHVVGVLVLAAAERDIPVYMYTPSEVKKAISGNGRADKKQMTTMITRILGLTEPPKPADAADALALAVCHCWRAPAIVRMDSTGLGLGAKTSGVRGRGKGVQP comes from the coding sequence GTGAATATCGAAGGCATGCGCGTGATGGGCATCGATCCCGGGCTCACCCGCTGTGGCCTGTCCGTAGTTCAAGCAGGGCGCGGGCGCGCGATCCTTCCCGTCTCCGTGGGAGTGGTGCGGACTCCCAGCGATAAGGATCTGACCGAACGGCTTTTGCGGCTATCCGTGGCGGCCAAGGAATGGATGGACGATTATTCGCCGGATGTGGTGGCCATAGAGCGCGTCTTCGAACGCGGCCAGGTCTCAACCGTCATGCAGACCGCGCACGTCGTAGGGGTTCTGGTACTCGCGGCCGCCGAGCGGGATATTCCGGTGTACATGTACACCCCGTCAGAGGTAAAAAAGGCCATTTCTGGCAATGGGCGCGCGGATAAGAAGCAAATGACGACCATGATCACCCGTATCCTGGGGCTTACGGAGCCGCCCAAGCCGGCGGATGCGGCGGATGCATTGGCGTTGGCCGTCTGCCACTGCTGGCGGGCGCCAGCGATCGTGAGAATGGATAGTACCGGTTTAGGGCTCGGTGCAAAGACCAGCGGCGTCCGCGGGCGGGGGAAGGGTGTTCAGCCTTAG
- a CDS encoding YebC/PmpR family DNA-binding transcriptional regulator yields MSGHSKWATTKHKKAANDAKRGKEFAKLIKNIEVAARTGGGDPAANPTLDDMIKKAKKASVPNDNIERARKRGSGEEAGGADWETIMYEGYGPNGVAMLIECLTDNRNRAATDVRTAMSKNGGNLGESGSVAYMFSRTGYVLVEKGELSEDDVLMAVLDAGAEEVKDQGEKFEIVCAPTDVQAVKEALKEADIEVDDSDNDFRASVEVPLDANDAKKIFRLIDVLEDSDDVQNVYTNMDLSDEVLAELNAE; encoded by the coding sequence ATGTCAGGCCACTCAAAATGGGCAACTACCAAGCACAAGAAGGCTGCCAATGACGCCAAGCGCGGCAAGGAATTTGCCAAGCTCATTAAGAACATTGAAGTGGCGGCGCGAACCGGCGGTGGTGATCCTGCGGCCAACCCAACGCTCGATGACATGATTAAGAAGGCCAAGAAGGCCTCCGTCCCCAATGACAACATCGAACGCGCCCGCAAGCGCGGTTCTGGTGAAGAAGCCGGTGGTGCAGACTGGGAGACCATCATGTACGAGGGCTATGGCCCCAACGGTGTCGCAATGCTGATTGAATGCTTGACCGATAACCGTAACCGCGCTGCTACCGATGTCCGCACCGCGATGAGCAAGAATGGCGGCAACTTGGGCGAATCCGGCTCGGTTGCGTATATGTTCTCCCGCACCGGTTATGTCTTGGTGGAAAAGGGCGAGCTGAGCGAGGACGACGTCTTGATGGCGGTCCTCGATGCCGGCGCCGAAGAGGTTAAAGACCAGGGCGAGAAATTCGAGATCGTCTGCGCTCCCACGGATGTGCAGGCCGTCAAGGAGGCTCTCAAGGAAGCTGATATCGAGGTCGATGACTCCGATAACGATTTCCGCGCCTCCGTCGAGGTACCTCTTGACGCCAATGACGCGAAGAAGATCTTCCGCCTCATCGATGTTTTGGAAGACTCCGACGATGTCCAGAACGTATATACCAATATGGACCTATCCGATGAGGTTTTAGCGGAGCTCAACGCAGAGTAG
- a CDS encoding acyl-CoA thioesterase, translating into MTVGTISEVLALEGTQESDVFSGPAIPSQIERTFGGQVAAQALAAAQRTVDNKQVHSLHGYFVGPGDTKKPLELRVERLRDGRSFASRQVRVIQDGRLVFIMLASFHRDGDTGPEHQDVAPQVLSPDEAARRGGGAPYSTRIILKEWTDWDIRLVPDEGRDDAAAEVTGAGYRHIWFRNTGELGSDPDFHRAALTYMSDMTLIRSALIPHQGEKIQLASLDHAVWFLRSFRVDEWLLYEQVSPTAAQGTAIARGKLFTEQGELVALVNQEGLTRFLDENLGSGSAHGNWHNV; encoded by the coding sequence ATGACTGTGGGCACCATTTCTGAGGTTTTGGCGTTAGAAGGCACCCAAGAATCGGATGTCTTTTCTGGCCCGGCGATCCCCTCGCAGATCGAGCGCACCTTTGGCGGGCAGGTGGCAGCGCAGGCGCTGGCCGCAGCGCAAAGGACTGTAGATAATAAGCAGGTGCATTCCCTCCACGGCTATTTCGTTGGACCCGGTGATACGAAAAAGCCGCTGGAGCTGCGGGTGGAAAGGCTGCGCGATGGCCGTTCCTTTGCCAGCCGGCAGGTTCGGGTCATCCAAGATGGCCGCCTCGTCTTTATCATGCTGGCTAGTTTCCATCGCGATGGTGATACAGGGCCCGAACATCAGGATGTAGCACCGCAGGTATTAAGCCCCGATGAAGCCGCGCGCCGCGGTGGCGGGGCGCCCTATTCCACCCGAATCATCTTGAAGGAGTGGACCGATTGGGATATCCGTTTGGTCCCCGATGAAGGCCGCGATGATGCCGCCGCGGAGGTAACCGGTGCCGGATATCGCCATATTTGGTTCCGCAATACCGGAGAGCTTGGAAGCGACCCCGACTTTCACCGCGCCGCCCTAACGTATATGTCCGATATGACCCTTATCCGGTCGGCGCTTATTCCGCACCAGGGGGAGAAGATCCAATTGGCCAGTCTTGACCATGCGGTGTGGTTTCTCCGCTCCTTCCGCGTGGATGAGTGGTTGCTTTATGAGCAGGTATCGCCCACAGCGGCGCAAGGCACGGCCATCGCGCGCGGCAAATTATTCACTGAACAAGGCGAACTCGTTGCGTTGGTCAACCAGGAGGGCTTGACGCGGTTCCTCGATGAGAACTTGGGCAGCGGTTCTGCCCACGGCAATTGGCATAACGTCTAG
- a CDS encoding DUF2029 domain-containing protein, which produces MKRIASVPAVWVGWVLARLVLVYFLKLDHSARGDVAYYFAGLYGDDPTLMTEYPHAGTWPTIILSWFTGGDRGVFYIGFTIMTLLVDATFLALLLRHHQRNKRVFLAGWFWVFFGTSAGHVFVWRLDIFPAVAVAGAAALLIFHPKTGAALLGFATTMKLWPGVLAAGLVGRFNSANSWLRLVSFFGSVAALSALTVVTSGMDRLLSPLDYQGVRGLQLESIPATYLLLQAHLNPGKWHLGYAPSKSFEISGPGVDTAIMWSTVATAGMLVFALGWALYRFFAGGWTSRTTVAFFTLMVLLLIATNKVFSPQYIIWLGPLFAVVVRQQLPAGFVPIKICQGLLAVCAVAAAALGTYAYPFHYDYLWKYVGADLTPVYVLVARNVLILVMVLIALIWFILEISLSRRIEKAILAASGPEQAPDAGAEKEPTPNTGNTGRINVPGSDTAAENDASTDVTTQVPRG; this is translated from the coding sequence GTGAAAAGAATCGCGTCAGTTCCTGCAGTATGGGTAGGCTGGGTTCTCGCCCGCTTGGTATTGGTCTATTTCTTGAAGCTCGACCACAGTGCACGCGGCGATGTTGCCTATTATTTCGCTGGGCTTTATGGCGACGATCCCACGCTGATGACCGAATACCCCCATGCGGGAACGTGGCCCACCATCATCTTAAGTTGGTTTACCGGCGGGGACCGCGGCGTGTTTTACATCGGCTTTACCATCATGACGCTGCTTGTCGATGCCACCTTCCTCGCCCTCCTGCTGCGCCACCACCAGCGCAATAAGCGCGTTTTCCTCGCAGGCTGGTTCTGGGTCTTCTTCGGCACGTCCGCAGGTCACGTCTTTGTATGGCGCCTCGATATCTTCCCCGCGGTCGCCGTCGCCGGTGCCGCCGCGCTCCTTATTTTTCATCCCAAGACCGGTGCCGCCCTTTTGGGCTTCGCCACCACCATGAAGCTCTGGCCAGGCGTCCTCGCCGCCGGGCTGGTGGGGCGGTTTAATAGCGCTAATTCCTGGCTCCGCCTGGTGTCCTTTTTCGGCTCCGTCGCAGCCCTATCAGCGCTAACGGTTGTCACCTCCGGCATGGACCGGCTCCTTTCCCCGCTGGATTATCAGGGGGTGCGCGGGCTCCAACTCGAATCCATTCCGGCGACATACTTGCTCTTGCAGGCGCACCTCAACCCAGGTAAATGGCATTTAGGTTATGCACCGTCCAAGAGCTTCGAGATTTCCGGCCCGGGCGTGGATACCGCCATCATGTGGAGCACCGTCGCTACAGCCGGGATGCTGGTATTCGCCTTGGGCTGGGCTCTATACCGTTTCTTCGCCGGAGGGTGGACCTCGCGCACCACCGTCGCCTTCTTCACCCTTATGGTGCTGCTGCTCATTGCCACCAATAAGGTATTTTCGCCCCAGTACATCATCTGGCTCGGCCCGCTATTCGCGGTGGTCGTACGCCAACAGCTCCCCGCCGGGTTCGTCCCCATCAAGATCTGCCAGGGCCTCCTCGCTGTCTGCGCGGTTGCCGCCGCGGCACTCGGCACCTACGCCTACCCGTTCCACTATGACTACCTGTGGAAGTACGTGGGCGCAGACCTTACTCCGGTCTACGTACTCGTGGCCCGCAACGTGCTCATCCTCGTCATGGTCCTCATCGCGCTCATTTGGTTCATCCTTGAGATAAGCCTGTCGCGCCGCATAGAAAAGGCCATCCTGGCAGCAAGCGGTCCGGAGCAAGCACCGGACGCCGGCGCAGAGAAGGAGCCCACTCCTAATACGGGTAATACTGGGCGAATCAACGTGCCAGGCTCGGACACCGCTGCCGAAAATGACGCGAGCACCGATGTCACCACGCAGGTGCCGCGCGGCTAG
- a CDS encoding glycosyltransferase family 4 protein — MRIGIICPYSFDEPGGVQAHILDLATVFIEQGHFVQVLGPAAESTPLPDFVVKGGPAFPIAYNGSVARLSVGPKVTRKVKRFIHAGDFDVLHIHEPNSPSFSMTALAVAHGPMVATYHASAANSLILTLAKPLLMPFLEKIRGGIAVSDMARRWQVEQLGGDPVLIPNGVDTSVYALARKKSQPALADAPLEVVFLGRLDEPRKGLDILLAALRQVNKNIRVTIMGGGRAREVEGVDFVGRVSDAEKAQILGRADVYVAPNTGGESFGIVLVEAMAAGAAVVASDLEAFRAVCNAESDEPAGALFRTGDATDLARVLNQVLDDGEYRRQLVRNGVQRAQMYDWDHVAAAVMQVYETVQDGTKVRVKR; from the coding sequence ATGCGCATCGGTATCATTTGCCCGTATTCTTTTGACGAACCCGGTGGCGTGCAGGCCCATATCCTTGACCTGGCCACCGTTTTTATAGAACAAGGCCACTTTGTCCAGGTCCTTGGGCCTGCCGCGGAGTCCACGCCGCTGCCGGATTTCGTGGTCAAGGGCGGCCCGGCTTTCCCGATTGCGTATAACGGCTCGGTGGCGCGCTTGTCTGTGGGGCCAAAGGTAACCCGCAAGGTCAAGCGCTTCATTCACGCCGGCGATTTTGACGTTTTGCATATCCACGAGCCCAATTCCCCGAGCTTTTCCATGACCGCCTTGGCTGTGGCGCACGGCCCCATGGTGGCGACGTACCACGCCTCGGCGGCCAATTCCCTCATCCTCACCTTGGCAAAGCCGCTGCTTATGCCCTTTTTGGAAAAGATTCGCGGCGGCATTGCGGTATCGGACATGGCGCGGCGTTGGCAGGTGGAGCAATTGGGCGGCGATCCCGTCCTGATCCCCAACGGCGTCGATACCTCCGTCTATGCGCTTGCGCGCAAGAAAAGCCAGCCCGCGCTTGCCGATGCCCCACTCGAGGTCGTCTTCCTCGGCCGCCTCGACGAGCCGCGCAAGGGCCTGGACATTCTGTTAGCCGCGTTGCGTCAGGTCAACAAGAATATCCGCGTTACCATTATGGGCGGCGGCCGCGCCCGCGAGGTTGAGGGCGTGGACTTCGTGGGACGCGTTAGCGATGCAGAAAAGGCACAGATTTTAGGCCGGGCCGATGTTTACGTGGCGCCGAATACGGGCGGGGAGAGCTTTGGCATCGTGTTGGTAGAGGCCATGGCCGCCGGTGCGGCCGTCGTGGCTTCCGATTTGGAGGCCTTTCGGGCGGTGTGTAACGCGGAATCGGATGAGCCTGCGGGCGCACTATTCCGCACCGGCGATGCCACCGATTTGGCGCGCGTGCTGAACCAGGTCTTGGACGATGGCGAGTACCGGCGGCAGTTGGTGCGCAATGGCGTGCAACGCGCCCAGATGTATGACTGGGACCATGTTGCCGCGGCGGTCATGCAGGTTTATGAAACGGTGCAAGATGGCACGAAGGTAAGGGTGAAGCGATGA